From the genome of Salvelinus alpinus chromosome 19, SLU_Salpinus.1, whole genome shotgun sequence, one region includes:
- the LOC139544916 gene encoding granzyme A-like — MILSTAASFWTSTMILLYLHSGDCAEIIGGKEVKPHSLPYMALLEDNKGNKMCGGILIHQQWVLTAAHCTDINKVFLGVHSIKQEEKDTRQVRKVKGRVPHPCYDPGFKVNDIMLLKLDKKVKLTTAVRPLALPVPLADVQAGTACSVSGWGATENNAKTMSDVLKSTNVTVIDRRKCNSADYYNMTPIITYNMLCAGSVDNTRVDSCQGDSGGPLVCGGELRGVVSFGKECGIKTKPGVYTLISNMYLDWINKTMRKSLID; from the exons ATGATCCTCTCCACTGCAGCCAGTTTCTGGACCTCTACCATGATCCTTCTATATCTGCACTCAG GTGACTGTGCAGAGATCATTGGTGGAAAGGAGGTGAAGCCTCACTCCTTACCCTACATGGCTCTACTGGAGGACAACAAAGGAAACAAAATGTGTGGAGGAATCCTGATCCACCAGCAATGGGTCCTGACTGCAGCCCACTGTACTGA CATCAACAAGGTGTTTCTAGGGGTCCACTCCATCAAACAGGAGGAGAAGGACACTAGACAGGTCCGTAAGGTTAAAGGTCGCGTCCCTCATCCCTGTTATGACCCCGGATTCAAAGTCAACGACATCATGCTACTGAAG TTGGATAAGAAAGTAAAGCTGACTACGGCAGTGAGACCTCTAGCGTTACCTGTCCCTCTGGCAGACGTCCAAGCAGGGACCGCCTGCTCAGTGTCTGGATGGGGAGCCACCGAGAACAATGCTAAAACCATGTCTGACGTCCTGAAATCTACCAACGTCACCGTGATCGACAGGAGGAAGTGTAACTCTGCAGACTACTACAACATGACCCCAATCATCACCTACAACATGCTGTGTGCCGGGTCTGTGGACAATACCAGGGTGGACTCATGTcag ggagACTCCGGTGGCCCGTTGGTGTGTGGAGGTGAACTAAGGGGAGTCGTGTCGTTCGGTAAAGAATGTGGCATCAAGACCAAACCTGGGGTGTACACACTCATATCAAACATGTACCTTGATTGGATCAACAAAACCATGAGGAAGTCACTGATTGACTGA
- the LOC139545940 gene encoding granzyme A-like, with product MILSTAASFWTSTMILLYLHSGDCAEIIGGKEVKPHSLPYMALLEDNKGNKMCGGILIHQQWVLTAAHCTDINKVFLGVHSIKQEEKDTRQVRKVKGRVPHPCYDPGFRVNDIMLLKLDKKVKLTTAVRPLALPVPLADVQAGTPCSVSGWGATENNAKTMSDVLKSTNVTVIDRRKCNSADYYNMTPIITYNMLCAGSVDKTRVDSCQGDSGGPLVCGGELRGVVSFGKECGIKTKPGVYTLISNMYLDWINKTMRKSLID from the exons ATGATCCTCTCCACTGCAGCCAGTTTCTGGACCTCTACCATGATCCTTCTATATCTGCACTCAG GTGACTGTGCAGAGATCATTGGTGGAAAGGAGGTGAAGCCTCACTCCTTACCCTACATGGCTCTACTGGAGGACAACAAAGGAAACAAAATGTGTGGAGGAATCCTGATCCACCAGCAATGGGTCCTGACTGCAGCCCACTGTACTGA CATCAACAAGGTGTTTCTAGGGGTCCACTCCATCAAACAGGAGGAGAAGGACACTAGACAGGTCCGTAAGGTTAAAGGTCGCGTCCCTCATCCCTGTTATGACCCCGGATTCAGAGTCAACGACATCATGCTGTTGAAG TTGGATAAGAAAGTAAAGCTGACTACGGCAGTGAGACCTCTAGCGTTACCTGTCCCTCTGGCAGACGTCCAAGCAGGGACCCCCTGCTCAGTGTCTGGATGGGGAGCCACCGAGAACAATGCTAAAACCATGTCTGACGTCCTGAAATCTACCAACGTCACCGTGATCGACAGGAGGAAGTGTAACTCTGCAGACTACTACAACATGACCCCAATCATCACCTACAACATGCTGTGTGCCGGGTCTGTGGACAAAACCAGGGTGGACTCATGTcag ggagACTCCGGTGGCCCGTTGGTGTGTGGAGGTGAACTAAGGGGAGTCGTGTCGTTCGGTAAAGAATGTGGCATCAAGACGAAACCTGGGGTGTACACACTCATATCAAACATGTACCTTGATTGGATCAACAAAACCATGAGGAAGTCACTGATTGACTGA
- the LOC139545941 gene encoding granzyme A-like, with the protein MILSTAASFWTSTMILLYLHSGDCAEIIGGKEVKPHSLPYMALLENNKGNKMCGGILIHQQWVLTAAHCTDINKVFLGVHSIKQEEKETRQVRKVKGRVPHPCYDLGFKVNDIMLLKLDKKVKLTTAVRPLALPVPLADVQAGTPCSVSGWGATENNAKTMSDVLKSTNVTVIDRRKCNSADYYNMTPIITYNMLCAGSVDNTRVDSCQGDSGGPLVCGGELRGVVSFGTKCGIKTKPGVYTLISNMYLDWINKTMRKSLID; encoded by the exons ATGATCCTCTCCACTGCAGCCAGTTTCTGGACCTCTACCATGATCCTTCTATATCTGCACTCAG GTGACTGTGCAGAGATCATTGGTGGAAAGGAGGTGAAGCCTCACTCCTTACCCTACATGGCTCTACTGGAGAACAACAAAGGAAACAAAATGTGTGGAGGAATCCTGATCCACCAGCAATGGGTCCTGACTGCAGCCCACTGTACTGA CATCAACAAGGTGTTTCTAGGGGTCCACTCCATCaaacaggaggagaaggagactagACAGGTCCGTAAGGTTAAAGGTCGCGTCCCTCATCCCTGTTATGACCTCGGATTCAAAGTCAACGACATCATGCTGTTGAAG TTGGATAAGAAAGTAAAGCTGACTACGGCAGTGAGACCTCTAGCGCTACCTGTCCCTCTGGCAGACGTCCAAGCAGGGACCCCCTGCTCAGTGTCTGGATGGGGAGCCACCGAGAACAATGCTAAAACCATGTCTGACGTCCTGAAATCTACCAACGTCACCGTGATCGACAGGAGGAAGTGTAACTCTGCAGACTACTACAACATGACCCCAATCATCACCTACAACATGCTGTGTGCCGGGTCTGTGGACAATACCAGGGTGGACtcatgtcag ggagACTCCGGTGGCCCGTTGGTGTGTGGAGGTGAACTAAGGGGAGTCGTGTCGTTCGGTACAAAATGTGGCATCAAGACCAAACCTGGGGTGTACACACTCATATCAAACATGTACCTTGATTGGATAAACAAAACCATGAGGAAGTCACTGATTGACTGA